One window of Candidatus Portiera aleyrodidarum genomic DNA carries:
- a CDS encoding complex I subunit 4 family protein, with translation MILLWFLLIPFIGGLLSLILEKINIKYTRISALITMIILLFLSIYLYYLNINTKNIWIVKYRTIWIDRFSIYINLALDGISLMMVLLTVFLGLLSVICSFKEINKCIGLFYFNLLWIIGSIIGVFLAMDLFLFLFFWEIMIFPMYFIIYMWGNAYKEKIAIKFFIYTQISGLLLLITILTLVVSNYYVTGQVIFDYQSLLNTPIGDKLGFILMLGFFISFAIKLPIIPLHNWLPDVMDKNPKSGSLDLIGILIKTAAYGLLRFNLGLFPKQSIIFAPYAMIIGIISIYYGASLALSQINIKRLMAYSSISHMGYLLIAIFSSNILSLQGAIMFVISNTLSSAGLIIISGLLYERLNTFDIRFMGGLFGKLGAIPGFALALTVASLGIPGTGNFIGEFLILLGNFKLYPILTIVSSLGLILTAIYSLNLIHKVFYGKTTNKKIKNIFLTLNEVNILSIILLLIFLIGFYPQIIFDISIKSITKIAQKTMFFY, from the coding sequence ATGATATTGTTATGGTTTTTATTAATACCTTTTATCGGTGGATTATTATCTTTAATTTTGGAAAAAATAAATATAAAATATACACGTATTTCCGCTCTTATTACTATGATAATACTGTTATTTTTATCAATATATTTATATTATTTAAATATAAATACAAAAAATATATGGATAGTAAAATACCGGACAATATGGATTGATAGATTTAGTATTTATATTAATTTAGCATTAGATGGTATATCTTTAATGATGGTATTATTAACTGTATTTTTAGGTTTATTATCAGTCATTTGTTCTTTTAAAGAAATTAATAAATGTATTGGATTATTTTATTTTAATTTATTATGGATAATAGGTTCAATTATTGGTGTATTTCTTGCAATGGATCTTTTTTTATTTTTATTTTTTTGGGAAATAATGATATTTCCAATGTATTTTATAATATATATGTGGGGAAATGCATATAAAGAAAAAATAGCTATTAAATTTTTTATTTATACTCAAATTTCTGGGTTATTATTATTAATAACAATATTAACTTTAGTAGTTAGTAACTATTATGTAACTGGACAAGTTATTTTTGATTATCAATCATTATTAAATACCCCAATAGGAGATAAATTAGGTTTTATATTAATGTTAGGTTTTTTTATTTCTTTCGCAATCAAATTACCAATAATCCCCTTACATAATTGGTTACCAGATGTTATGGATAAAAATCCTAAATCTGGTAGTTTAGATTTAATAGGTATATTGATAAAAACAGCTGCTTATGGATTATTAAGATTTAATTTAGGTTTATTTCCTAAACAATCAATTATATTTGCACCTTATGCAATGATAATTGGTATTATTAGTATATATTATGGTGCAAGTTTGGCTTTATCTCAAATAAATATTAAAAGATTAATGGCTTATTCTAGCATATCACATATGGGATATTTATTAATAGCTATTTTTTCAAGTAATATTTTATCATTACAAGGAGCTATTATGTTTGTAATATCAAATACATTATCTTCGGCAGGATTAATAATAATTAGTGGATTACTTTATGAACGATTAAATACATTTGATATACGTTTTATGGGAGGATTATTTGGTAAATTAGGAGCAATTCCCGGTTTTGCATTAGCCTTAACAGTAGCGTCATTAGGAATACCAGGAACAGGAAATTTTATAGGGGAATTTTTAATTTTATTAGGTAATTTTAAATTATATCCAATACTAACTATAGTTTCTAGTTTAGGTTTAATATTAACAGCTATATATTCATTAAACTTAATACATAAAGTATTTTATGGAAAAACAACAAATAAAAAGATTAAAAATATATTTTTAACTTTAAATGAAGTAAATATATTAAGTATAATATTATTATTAATATTTCTTATTGGTTTTTATCCACAAATAATATTTGATATATCAATTAAATCTATAACCAAAATTGCACAAAAAACAATGTTTTTTTATTAA
- a CDS encoding NADH-quinone oxidoreductase subunit N: protein MINNLQILPIIFLFITLIILIITISFYRKNFIILLITIIGLLISLLSILWIYNKPTLIYPLIIIDNYSLYYTFLILISALYCSIFSYTYLNKNEEFYMLLICSTIGAILLVFSMHMATLFIGLELMSIALYGLIVYLRNDLKALESGIKYMVLSSMASCFLLFGMALLYFYYGNLTFTNYYFIIDNNIAIWTIIGIVLIIISLGFKLSIIPFHMYTPDIYEGSIAPITAFIATVSKISVFVALIRLLLILPNLNKIWTNVITIISIITIIFGNILALKQNNLKRILGYSSIANLGYLLTVIIAMQMHHSKFILETINIYLLTYTLTTLGIFGIISIINNEKENLSYYKGLFWIKPDLTIILTIMLLSLAGIPITAGFIGKVYILLTAITYQLWFILLSIILGNSIGIYYYLRIITYLYMNINNKKIIYNKQSFVYYFVISLSLIILVFGIFPQTLISLIRRIS, encoded by the coding sequence ATGATTAATAATTTACAAATATTACCTATTATTTTTTTATTTATAACCTTAATAATATTAATTATTACTATATCATTTTATCGTAAGAATTTTATTATATTGCTAATTACTATAATAGGATTATTAATATCATTATTATCTATTTTATGGATATATAATAAACCTACTTTAATTTATCCATTAATAATAATAGATAATTATTCATTATATTATACTTTTTTAATTTTAATATCAGCTTTATATTGTTCGATTTTTTCTTATACATATTTAAATAAAAATGAAGAATTTTATATGTTATTAATATGTTCAACTATTGGAGCTATATTATTAGTTTTTAGTATGCATATGGCTACTTTATTTATTGGATTAGAATTAATGTCTATAGCTTTATATGGTTTAATAGTTTATTTACGTAATGATTTAAAAGCTTTGGAATCAGGAATAAAATATATGGTACTTTCTTCTATGGCATCTTGTTTTTTATTATTTGGTATGGCTTTATTATATTTTTATTATGGAAATTTAACGTTTACTAATTATTATTTTATTATAGATAATAATATTGCAATATGGACAATAATAGGAATTGTATTAATAATAATTAGTTTAGGATTTAAATTATCTATTATACCTTTTCATATGTATACACCAGATATTTATGAAGGATCAATAGCCCCAATTACAGCTTTTATAGCTACTGTTAGTAAAATTTCAGTATTTGTAGCATTAATACGTTTGTTATTGATATTACCCAATTTAAATAAAATTTGGACTAATGTAATTACTATAATTTCTATTATTACAATAATATTTGGTAATATTTTAGCACTTAAACAAAATAATTTAAAACGTATATTAGGTTATTCATCAATAGCTAATTTGGGTTATTTACTTACAGTAATCATAGCAATGCAAATGCATCATAGTAAATTTATACTTGAAACAATAAATATTTACTTATTAACTTATACTTTAACAACTTTAGGTATATTTGGTATTATAAGTATAATAAATAATGAAAAGGAAAATTTATCTTATTATAAAGGTTTATTTTGGATTAAACCCGATTTAACTATTATATTAACTATAATGTTATTATCTTTAGCAGGTATTCCTATAACAGCAGGGTTTATAGGTAAAGTTTATATACTTTTAACTGCAATAACTTATCAATTATGGTTTATACTTCTCTCTATAATTTTAGGTAATTCTATAGGAATTTATTATTATTTAAGAATAATTACATATTTATATATGAATATAAATAATAAAAAAATTATTTATAATAAACAATCTTTTGTTTATTATTTTGTTATATCTTTATCATTAATAATATTAGTATTTGGAATTTTTCCACAAACTTTAATATCTTTAATAAGAAGAATTAGTTAA
- the dapF gene encoding diaminopimelate epimerase: MLIYFSNLQGLGNDFMIIDFINQYFLLNKTIIKYLSNRNLGVGFDQLLLVEIHNNHHFDFFYRIFNANGSEVENCGNGARCLAKFLFDKRLTNKTIIHVETYGGHLILYININNNNLISVNFGKPLIKGFKKIKTPISQFKLIDLFIVSIGNPHAVLIVSNINTIPINILGNFIENNLFITEKLNVGFMQIISPSLIKLRVFERGVGGETMACGTGACAAVSFGIKLGYLNRNKSIKVILPGGNLKINWLGGLYNSLYMSGYVKKVFDGSIEVFN; the protein is encoded by the coding sequence ATGTTAATTTATTTTAGTAATTTGCAAGGTTTAGGAAATGATTTTATGATAATTGATTTTATTAATCAATATTTTTTATTAAATAAAACAATTATAAAATATTTATCAAATAGAAATTTAGGAGTTGGTTTTGATCAATTACTTTTAGTTGAAATACATAATAATCATCACTTTGATTTTTTTTATAGAATATTTAATGCAAATGGTAGTGAAGTAGAAAATTGTGGTAATGGTGCAAGATGTTTAGCTAAATTTTTATTTGACAAAAGATTAACAAATAAAACAATCATCCATGTAGAAACTTATGGAGGACATTTAATATTATATATTAATATTAATAATAATAATTTAATTAGTGTAAATTTTGGCAAACCTTTAATAAAAGGTTTTAAAAAAATAAAAACTCCGATATCTCAATTTAAATTAATTGATTTATTTATAGTAAGTATTGGTAACCCACATGCAGTATTAATAGTATCTAATATAAATACAATACCTATAAATATATTAGGAAATTTTATTGAAAATAATTTATTTATTACAGAAAAACTAAATGTTGGTTTTATGCAAATAATATCTCCTTCTTTAATAAAATTACGTGTATTTGAAAGAGGGGTAGGAGGAGAAACAATGGCTTGTGGAACAGGTGCTTGTGCAGCTGTATCTTTTGGTATAAAACTTGGTTATTTAAATAGAAACAAAAGTATTAAAGTAATATTACCAGGAGGTAATTTAAAAATTAATTGGTTAGGAGGATTATATAATTCTTTATATATGAGTGGATATGTTAAAAAAGTATTTGATGGTAGTATAGAGGTATTTAACTAA
- the lysA gene encoding diaminopimelate decarboxylase, whose product MTFQRYKGILFIENISCLKIAKKFGTPCYVYSKKEIIKYFNYYKYQLSLINHPNIICYALKANSNIAILNILSQLGSGFDIVSIGELEKVLIAGGDPKKIVYSGVAKKKQEIKRALKVGIKCFNVESFQEMDRINEIAIRLKNKANISIRINPNVDAKTHPYISTGLKSNKFGISIDKAEEAYFYANSLTNIKVIGIDFHIGSQILNLNPFLEALDNIILLIKKLYKKKIKLNILDIGGGLGVNYKKINFYKFLIKKYFTTLCERILANIHNIEIILEPGRSILANTGVLLTSVEIIKKTKIKNFAIVDAGMNDFIRPAFYNAWHNIEVVDINKVKYYKKLFYDIVGPICESSDFLGKKRYLNKLSQNDLLVIHSVGAYGFVMSSNYNTRKRPSELLVDKNQLFLIRESDSLKSLCKNEYVNLF is encoded by the coding sequence ATGACATTTCAAAGATATAAAGGTATTCTTTTTATAGAAAATATTAGTTGTTTGAAAATAGCAAAAAAATTTGGTACACCTTGTTATGTTTATTCTAAAAAAGAAATAATAAAATATTTTAATTATTATAAATATCAATTGTCTTTGATTAATCATCCAAATATTATTTGTTATGCACTTAAAGCTAATTCTAATATTGCTATTCTTAATATTTTATCACAACTTGGATCGGGATTTGATATTGTTTCTATTGGTGAATTAGAAAAAGTATTAATTGCTGGAGGTGATCCTAAAAAAATAGTTTATTCTGGAGTAGCTAAAAAAAAACAAGAAATAAAAAGAGCTTTAAAAGTAGGAATAAAATGTTTTAATGTTGAATCTTTTCAAGAGATGGATAGAATAAATGAAATTGCTATAAGATTAAAAAATAAAGCCAATATATCAATACGTATTAATCCTAATGTTGATGCTAAAACACATCCATATATTTCTACTGGATTAAAAAGCAATAAATTTGGTATTTCTATAGATAAAGCTGAAGAAGCATATTTTTATGCTAATTCATTAACAAATATAAAAGTTATAGGTATAGATTTTCATATTGGTTCACAAATATTAAACCTAAATCCCTTTCTAGAAGCTTTAGATAATATAATTTTATTAATAAAAAAATTATATAAAAAAAAAATTAAACTTAATATCTTAGATATAGGTGGAGGTTTAGGAGTAAATTATAAAAAAATCAATTTCTATAAATTTTTAATAAAAAAATATTTTACAACTTTATGTGAAAGAATATTAGCTAATATTCATAATATTGAAATAATATTAGAACCAGGTAGATCAATATTAGCTAATACTGGTGTATTATTAACTAGTGTTGAAATTATAAAAAAAACAAAAATAAAAAATTTTGCTATTGTTGATGCAGGTATGAATGATTTTATTCGTCCTGCTTTTTATAATGCTTGGCATAACATTGAGGTTGTAGATATTAATAAAGTAAAATATTATAAAAAATTATTTTATGATATTGTAGGTCCAATATGTGAATCTAGTGATTTTTTAGGAAAAAAAAGATATTTAAATAAATTATCACAAAATGATTTATTAGTAATACATTCAGTTGGAGCTTATGGATTTGTTATGTCTTCTAATTATAATACTAGAAAAAGACCTTCTGAATTACTTGTTGATAAAAATCAACTTTTTTTAATCAGAGAATCTGATTCTTTAAAATCACTTTGTAAAAACGAATATGTTAATTTATTTTAG
- the argH gene encoding argininosuccinate lyase, translating to MKNFKKPWIGRFKKSTDKLVENFTASINFDYRLYYHDIKVSIAHAKMLEIVGLLTLKESQLIINGLKNIEKDINNEKINWFIKLEDVHMNIEANLIKKIGNIGKKLHTGRSRNDQISTDIRLYLREKIDKIKLKITKLRKSLINLAISESDTIMPGFTHLQIAQPITFGHHILAWHEMISRDHERILECRKRINILPLGSAALAGTTYPINRNIIKDLLGFDHITENSLDAVSDRDFAIEFTSVSSILLMHLSRMCEELIFWTSLPFDFIELPDCLCTGSSIMPQKKNPDIPELIRGKTGRIYGNLLNLLVLMKSQPLAYNKDNQEDKEPLFDTTETVINCIDNFINIIKFLKIKPKKMYLSALCNYSTATDFADYLVKRGVPFRDAHSIVGKVVYYGITNQKNFNEIYIEKLREFSNKIDEEILEVLTLEGSINTRNHIGGTAPNQVRSAALRAKKYLKILLG from the coding sequence ATGAAAAACTTTAAAAAGCCATGGATTGGACGATTTAAAAAATCTACTGATAAATTAGTAGAAAACTTTACTGCTTCAATAAATTTTGATTATCGTCTTTATTATCATGATATTAAAGTATCTATAGCACATGCAAAAATGTTAGAAATTGTAGGATTATTAACTTTAAAAGAAAGTCAATTAATAATTAATGGATTAAAAAATATTGAAAAAGATATTAATAATGAAAAAATCAATTGGTTTATTAAACTTGAAGATGTTCATATGAATATAGAAGCAAATTTAATCAAAAAAATAGGAAATATTGGAAAAAAACTACATACAGGTCGATCACGTAATGATCAAATATCTACAGATATACGTCTTTATTTAAGAGAAAAAATAGATAAAATTAAATTAAAAATAACTAAATTAAGAAAAAGTTTAATAAACTTAGCTATCAGTGAATCTGATACTATAATGCCAGGATTTACTCATTTACAAATAGCACAACCTATAACTTTTGGACATCATATATTAGCTTGGCATGAAATGATATCTAGAGATCATGAACGTATTTTAGAATGTCGTAAAAGAATTAATATATTACCTTTAGGATCCGCCGCTTTAGCTGGAACTACATATCCTATTAATCGTAATATAATTAAAGACTTATTAGGTTTTGATCATATAACCGAAAATTCTTTAGATGCTGTAAGTGATAGAGATTTTGCAATTGAATTTACATCAGTTTCTAGTATTTTATTAATGCATTTATCTAGAATGTGTGAAGAATTAATATTCTGGACAAGTTTACCTTTTGATTTTATAGAATTACCAGATTGTTTATGTACAGGTTCTTCAATTATGCCTCAAAAAAAAAATCCAGATATTCCTGAATTAATTAGAGGTAAAACCGGTCGTATATATGGCAATTTATTAAATTTATTAGTTTTAATGAAATCCCAACCATTAGCATATAATAAAGATAATCAAGAAGATAAAGAACCTTTATTTGATACTACTGAAACAGTAATAAATTGTATAGATAATTTTATTAATATTATTAAATTTTTAAAAATTAAACCAAAAAAAATGTATTTATCAGCTTTATGTAATTATTCTACAGCAACCGATTTTGCTGATTATTTAGTAAAACGTGGTGTTCCTTTTCGTGATGCTCATTCTATAGTTGGTAAAGTAGTTTATTATGGAATAACAAACCAAAAAAATTTTAATGAAATATATATTGAAAAATTACGTGAATTTTCTAATAAAATTGATGAAGAAATTTTAGAAGTATTAACTTTAGAAGGTTCTATTAATACACGTAATCATATTGGTGGTACAGCTCCTAATCAAGTAAGATCGGCGGCATTACGTGCTAAAAAATATCTTAAAATTTTATTAGGATAA
- a CDS encoding AI-2E family transporter, with translation MFKSLKISKITIISLLIFFMGLLLIFPLHLLPCLLSGLLVFELVNAITHLLQKLIPVNKARLISVVLLGTSIVTILSIFVFTVISLILHEIKTPDKFLQRFMLIFDKARHQLPPCIVIYLPESADEFRQIIKEWLYMHINEIQIFGRGAIHIFFTLLAGMILGAIIALQNIPDIKSLTPFTNALLQRSIILSNAFHNVVFAQLKISLVNTILSAIFLLLCVPLFNVYIPLTKTLILITFIMGLIPLIGNLISNILIFLVSLSVSIWAAVIILSYLIAIHKLEYFLNARIIGMRINSHAWELLFAMLVFDAAFGFSGLIAAPMYYAYLKSEFKNEKLI, from the coding sequence ATGTTTAAAAGTTTGAAAATTAGTAAAATTACTATTATAAGTTTGTTAATTTTTTTTATGGGTTTGTTATTAATATTTCCTTTGCATCTTTTACCATGTTTATTATCGGGTTTATTAGTATTTGAATTAGTTAATGCAATTACACATTTATTACAAAAATTAATCCCAGTAAATAAAGCAAGATTGATTTCAGTAGTTTTATTAGGAACTAGTATAGTTACTATTTTAAGTATATTTGTTTTTACAGTTATTAGTTTAATATTACATGAAATTAAAACACCTGATAAATTTCTTCAAAGATTTATGTTAATTTTTGATAAAGCTAGACATCAATTACCTCCTTGTATTGTAATTTATTTACCAGAAAGTGCAGATGAATTTCGTCAGATTATAAAGGAATGGTTATATATGCATATAAACGAAATTCAAATATTTGGAAGAGGTGCAATACATATTTTTTTTACATTATTAGCAGGTATGATTTTAGGAGCAATTATTGCTTTACAAAATATACCTGATATAAAATCACTTACTCCTTTTACTAATGCTTTATTACAAAGATCTATTATATTAAGTAACGCTTTTCATAATGTTGTTTTTGCACAACTTAAAATATCTTTAGTTAATACAATATTAAGTGCTATTTTTTTATTATTATGTGTACCATTATTTAATGTATATATACCTTTAACGAAAACGTTAATACTTATTACATTTATAATGGGATTAATACCATTAATAGGTAATCTTATTTCTAATATATTAATTTTTCTTGTATCACTTTCAGTATCAATATGGGCTGCAGTTATAATACTTTCTTATTTAATAGCTATTCATAAATTAGAATATTTTTTAAATGCTCGTATTATAGGTATGCGTATTAATTCTCATGCATGGGAATTATTATTTGCTATGTTAGTTTTTGATGCTGCATTTGGTTTTTCCGGTTTAATAGCTGCTCCTATGTATTATGCATATTTAAAAAGTGAATTTAAAAATGAAAAATTAATATAA
- a CDS encoding homoserine kinase: protein MAVFTKIKKTQLSLFLKSFNITKLINFKEVNQGTENSTFFINTENKKFVLTLFEQCSYNDLTFFIDLLKFLYSHCLPVAVPLNDKKNIIIKKISGKNALLFPKLYGIHPITPTIEQCSIIGKTLGRLHSISKNFQFKKQNLRDINWISLNYYKVISFLNKKDQKLMFNQIYLLKHLVKKNLPQGILHGDLFRDNTLFYGNNLCGLIDFYNGCTGDLIFDLAILINDWCSDKDGNLIEDKYKAILNNYIIERPFTKEELYMWPKMLRLTALRYWISRLLVIKIFPLAHKLIPKEPKKYRDILFSRCNKTIPSLV, encoded by the coding sequence ATGGCTGTATTTACTAAAATAAAAAAAACACAATTAAGTTTATTTTTAAAAAGTTTTAATATAACAAAATTAATAAACTTTAAAGAAGTAAATCAAGGTACAGAAAATTCTACTTTTTTTATTAATACAGAAAATAAAAAATTTGTATTAACATTATTTGAACAATGTTCATATAATGATTTAACTTTTTTTATAGATTTATTAAAATTTCTTTATTCACATTGTTTACCAGTAGCAGTACCTTTAAATGATAAAAAAAATATAATAATAAAAAAAATATCTGGTAAAAATGCTTTATTGTTTCCTAAATTATATGGTATACATCCTATAACACCTACTATAGAACAATGTTCTATAATTGGTAAAACATTAGGTAGATTACATTCAATATCTAAAAACTTTCAATTTAAAAAACAAAATTTAAGAGATATTAATTGGATTAGTTTAAATTATTATAAAGTTATATCTTTTTTAAATAAAAAAGATCAAAAGTTAATGTTTAATCAAATATATTTATTAAAACATTTAGTAAAAAAAAACTTACCACAAGGTATCCTGCATGGTGATTTATTTAGAGATAATACATTATTTTATGGTAACAATCTTTGTGGTTTAATAGATTTTTATAATGGATGTACAGGAGATTTAATTTTTGATTTAGCAATTTTAATAAATGATTGGTGTAGTGATAAAGATGGTAATCTTATAGAAGATAAATATAAAGCAATATTAAATAATTATATTATTGAACGTCCTTTTACAAAAGAAGAATTATATATGTGGCCAAAAATGTTACGGTTAACAGCTTTAAGATATTGGATTTCTCGTTTATTAGTAATAAAGATTTTTCCGTTAGCTCATAAGTTAATACCTAAAGAGCCTAAAAAATATAGAGATATTTTATTTTCTCGTTGTAATAAAACAATACCCTCTTTAGTTTAA
- the hisC gene encoding histidinol-phosphate transaminase, giving the protein MRKTLSYKLNQLNPYIPGEQPYKKMIKLNTNENPYPPTPKINKLLKKINYYTLRLYPDPSTSNLRKTIAKIYNIKYEQIFIGNGSDEVLALAFMTFFCQNLPVIMPTITYSFYPVYCKLYNIKYKTIPLKKNFEINLNKMNIPNGGIIFANPNTPTGHAISYIDITNFLDIHKEYVVLIDEAYINFGSESAIPLIKKYKNLLIVNTLSKAYSLAGIRIGFAIGSTYLIKGLEKVKNSFNSYPIDIISELIAIEAIKDIKYLTKNCNYIIYIREKLSKKLMFFGFTVLPSKANFILVKPINISAKEMFIKLRNHGILVRYFNNINNYIRISIGTIQQMNYLIETIKYILK; this is encoded by the coding sequence ATGAGAAAAACTTTGAGTTATAAACTTAATCAATTAAATCCCTATATACCTGGTGAACAACCATATAAAAAAATGATAAAATTAAATACAAATGAAAATCCTTATCCTCCTACTCCTAAAATAAATAAGTTATTAAAAAAAATTAATTATTATACTTTAAGACTTTATCCTGATCCATCAACTAGTAATCTTAGAAAAACTATTGCCAAAATATATAATATTAAATATGAACAAATTTTTATTGGTAATGGTTCAGATGAAGTATTAGCTTTAGCTTTTATGACTTTTTTTTGTCAAAACTTACCAGTAATAATGCCCACTATAACTTATAGTTTTTATCCAGTTTATTGTAAACTGTATAATATTAAATATAAAACAATACCATTAAAAAAAAATTTTGAAATAAATTTAAATAAAATGAATATACCTAATGGAGGTATAATATTTGCTAATCCTAATACACCTACAGGTCATGCAATATCTTATATAGATATTACTAATTTTCTTGATATACATAAGGAATATGTAGTTTTAATTGATGAAGCATATATTAATTTTGGTTCTGAAAGTGCTATACCACTTATAAAAAAATATAAAAATTTATTAATTGTAAATACTTTATCAAAAGCTTATAGCTTAGCTGGGATAAGAATTGGTTTTGCAATAGGATCTACTTATTTAATAAAAGGATTAGAAAAAGTAAAAAATTCATTTAATTCATATCCTATTGATATTATTAGTGAATTAATAGCTATTGAAGCTATTAAAGATATTAAATATTTAACAAAAAATTGTAATTATATTATTTATATACGTGAGAAATTATCAAAAAAATTAATGTTTTTTGGTTTTACAGTTTTACCTTCTAAAGCTAATTTTATTTTAGTTAAACCAATTAATATATCAGCAAAAGAAATGTTTATTAAATTACGCAATCATGGTATACTAGTAAGGTATTTTAATAATATTAATAATTATATACGTATATCTATAGGTACTATACAACAAATGAATTATTTAATTGAAACTATTAAATATATATTAAAATAA
- the hisF gene encoding imidazole glycerol phosphate synthase subunit HisF: MSLSKRIIPCLDIDCGKVVKGINFENIRYAGDPLEIAKFYNEQNADEIALLDIQASYSGKNNTIKVVNKIANEIFIPLTVGGGINNCENIRDLLNAGADKVSINTAAVLNPNIVREASDKFGSQCIVVAIDAKRKKNKKEYWEILTYGGRKYSGISAIDWACKMVKYGAGELLITSIDRDGTKSGFDINLIKKISKRVKVPIIASGGVGNLNHLVDGIKKGKADAVLAASIFHFGEYTIDQAKTYMAKKGISVRF, translated from the coding sequence ATGAGTTTATCTAAACGTATTATTCCTTGCTTAGATATTGATTGTGGTAAAGTAGTAAAAGGTATCAATTTTGAAAATATTCGTTATGCAGGTGATCCTTTAGAAATTGCAAAATTTTATAACGAACAAAATGCAGATGAAATTGCATTATTAGATATTCAAGCAAGTTATAGTGGTAAAAATAATACTATAAAAGTAGTAAATAAAATAGCAAATGAAATTTTTATACCTTTAACAGTCGGTGGTGGAATAAACAATTGTGAGAATATTAGAGATTTACTTAATGCAGGCGCAGATAAAGTTTCAATAAATACTGCAGCTGTATTAAATCCTAATATAGTACGTGAAGCATCTGATAAATTTGGTAGTCAATGTATCGTAGTAGCTATAGATGCTAAAAGAAAAAAAAATAAAAAAGAATATTGGGAAATATTAACTTATGGAGGAAGAAAATATAGTGGTATCAGTGCAATTGATTGGGCTTGTAAAATGGTAAAATATGGAGCAGGGGAATTATTAATAACTAGTATTGATAGAGATGGAACTAAAAGTGGCTTTGATATTAATCTTATTAAAAAGATTAGTAAAAGAGTAAAAGTACCAATTATTGCTTCTGGAGGAGTTGGTAATTTAAATCATTTGGTAGATGGTATAAAAAAAGGTAAAGCAGATGCGGTTTTAGCAGCTAGTATATTTCATTTTGGTGAATATACAATTGATCAAGCTAAAACTTATATGGCAAAAAAAGGAATTTCTGTTAGATTTTAA